A single Lolium perenne isolate Kyuss_39 chromosome 6, Kyuss_2.0, whole genome shotgun sequence DNA region contains:
- the LOC127306756 gene encoding subtilisin-like protease 4 — protein MHFFCWTPWPSSICSSSPAMDYRELRLGVVFFFVASWLLAGVVVGHHDHGVHKNYLILVRRPYEYDRRVYRDVSSWHASLLASVCDQAKEELEADPANAPRLIYSYRNVVNGFSARLTTEELGKMAQADWFVKAVPEKTYQLMTTHTPRMLGLTGPTIFQSGVWNRSNMGEGIIIGVLDGGITPGHPSFDGTGMPPPPAKWKGRCDFNSSACNNKLIGARSFFESARWNWKVGDDPVLPIDESEHGTHTSSTAAGAFVPGANAMGSGMGTAAGMAPRAHLAFYQVCFVGKGCDRDDILAAIDDAMEDGVDLLSISIGDDNAGDFAADPIALGGYSAIMRGIFVSTAAGNSGPDVATVANEAPWLLTVGAATTDRRAVADVKLGNGLEIRGESYYQPSTYVSKLRPLVRDTAADGTCSDKSVLTSEQVSGKIVLCYTGGNLTNLQKGSILHDAGAAAVIIVSQDWAGSVISPKAHALPAAQIEYNSAEKIQAYMNSSKNPTARLVFRGTVLGNRVSPIAAPFSSRGPSKQNPGILKPDITGPGVNIIAAVPKPEGLAQPPNELAYKFDIMSGTSMAAPHISGIAALIKKAHPTWSPAAIKSAMMTTTDIRDRRRMPILDYDGHHANMFALGAGFINPTRAMNPGLVYNLSAHDYIPYLCRLGYSDHEMNSIIHPAPPMLCAQQPVVEQKDLNYPSITVVLDEEPYAVNVSRAVTNVGNGKAVYTASTDEVPPTLSVTVTPSRLRFSAVNEVQTFTVTISSKNVRLKKRITEGQLKWVSGKHVVRSPIVVSSKKFFQNQKNTTSTDQHTAG, from the coding sequence ATGCATTTTTTCTGTTGGACTCCTTGGCCTTCCTCGATCTGTAGTTCTTCTCCAGCAATGGATTACCGGGAGCTGCGGTTAggcgtcgtcttcttcttcgtcgcctCCTGGCTGCTGGCCGGCGTGGTGGTTGGGCACCACGACCACGGCGTGCACAAGAACTACCTCATCCTCGTGCGGCGGCCGTACGAGTACGACCGGCGCGTGTACAGGGACGTGTCGAGCTGGCACGCGTCGCTGCTGGCGTCGGTGTGCGATCAGGCCAAGGAGGAGCTGGAAGCGGACCCGGCGAACGCGCCGCGCCTCATCTACTCGTACCGCAACGTCGTCAATGGCTTCTCGGCGCGCTTGACCACGGAGGAGCTCGGCAAGATGGCGCAGGCGGACTGGTTCGTGAAGGCGGTCCCCGAGAAGACGTACCAGCTGATGACCACGCACACGCCACGGATGCTCGGGCTCACCGGCCCGACGATCTTCCAGAGCGGCGTGTGGAACAGGAGCAACATGGGCGAGGGGATCATCATCGGCGTCCTCGACGGCGGCATCACCCCCGGGCACCCGTCGTTCGACGGCACGGgcatgccgccgccgccggcaaaaTGGAAGGGGCGGTGCGACTTCAACAGCTCGGCGTGCAACAACAAGCTCATCGGCGCGCGGTCCTTCTTCGAGTCGGCGAGGTGGAATTGGAAAGTGGGCGACGACCCGGTGCTTCCCATCGACGAGAGCGAACACGGGACGCACACGTCGAGCACTGCGGCCGGCGCGTTCGTGCCGGGAGCCAACGCAATGGGCAGTGGCATGGGCACGGCGGCCGGCATGGCGCCCCGCGCGCACCTGGCGTTTTACCAGGTGTGCTTCGTGGGCAAGGGCTGCGACCGCGACGACATACTCGCGGCGATCGACGACGCCATGGAGGACGGCGTCGACCTGCTCTCGATATCCATCGGCGACGACAATGCCGGAGACTTCGCCGCCGACCCCATTGCGCTCGGGGGATACAGCGCCATCATGAGAGGCATCTTTGTGAGCACGGCTGCTGGGAACAGCGGCCCGGACGTAGCGACGGTTGCCAACGAGGCGCCGTGGCTGCTCACCGTGGGCGCGGCCACAACCGACCGGAGGgccgttgccgatgttaagcttggCAATGGACTCGAGATCAGAGGTGAATCATACTACCAGCCGAGCACCTACGTGAGCAAACTGCGGCCGTTGGTGAGGGACACCGCCGCCGACGGCACGTGTTCGGACAAGAGCGTCCTAACGTCCGAGCAAGTCAGCGGAAAGATTGTGCTTTGCTACACCGGTGGCAACCTGACCAACCTCCAGAAGGGGAGCATCCTGCACGACGCCGGCGCTGCCGCCGTGATCATCGTTTCACAGGACTGGGCTGGGTCCGTGATCTCACCCAAGGCGCATGCCCTCCCAGCAGCGCAAATCGAATACAATTCAGCGGAGAAGATCCAGGCGTACATGAATTCCTCCAAGAACCCGACGGCTCGACTGGTCTTCAGAGGGACGGTGCTCGGCAACCGCGTGTCGCCGATCGCGGCGCCATTCTCGTCGCGGGGACCGAGCAAGCAGAACCCGGGGATTCTCAAGCCTGACATCACCGGCCCTGGAGTGAACATAATCGCCGCCGTGCCCAAGCCCGAGGGACTCGCCCAGCCGCCCAACGAACTGGCGTACAAGTTCGACATCATGTCCGGCACGTCCATGGCCGCGCCGCACATCAGCGGGATCGCCGCGCTGATCAAGAAAGCGCACCCGACGTGGTCGCCGGCGGCCATCAAGTCGGCCATGATGACGACGACCGACATAAGGGATCGGCGCCGGATGCCGATACTGGACTATGACGGCCATCATGCCAACATGTTTGCGCTGGGCGCCGGTTTCATCAACCCCACGAGGGCCATGAACCCGGGACTGGTGTACAACCTCAGCGCCCATGACTACATCCCCTACCTGTGCAGGCTCGGGTACAGCGACCACGAGATGAACTCCATCATCCACCCGGCGCCACCAATGTTGTGCGCGCAGCAACCGGTGGTCGAACAGAAGGACCTCAACTACCCGTCCATCACCGTCGTCCTCGACGAGGAGCCCTACGCCGTGAACGTCAGCCGCGCGGTGACGAACGTCGGGAACGGCAAGGCGGTGTACACGGCGTCGACCGACGAGGTTCCGCCGACGCTGTCGGTGACGGTGACGCCGAGCAGGCTCAGGTTCAGCGCGGTGAACGAGGTGCAGACCTTCACGGTGACCATCAGCAGCAAGAACGTGCGGCTGAAGAAACGCATCACGGAAGGGCAGCTCAAGTGGGTCTCGGGGAAGCACGTCGTGCGTAGCCCTATCGTCGTGTCCTCCAAGAAGTTCTTCCAGAACCAGAAGAACACGACGAGTACGGATCAGCACACGGCGGGCTGA